The genomic DNA CATCAGAGTCGAAATAGAAGGTATTGGTGCCCTAGAAAACACTGTAGGCCCTAGATAATTAAAAGTTAAAAGTTAAAAATTAAATTCTTCATTTTTAACTTTTAATTTTTAATTTTTAACTTTTATAGCAACCGCCAGGGCGATTAGGGCAAGTACAACTGCTATCTTTAGCCCATAATTCCTTACAGAGTAACCTCTTCCCTAGCCCCTAGCCCCTAGCCCCTAGCCCCTAGCTATAATTGTCACCGTACCTGCATATAAACTGCATCCGACAGCGGAGGAATTTCTGCATAACGTCCTAATAGAGACTGAACTACAGCATAAACAAATGCTGACACCAGACCTAGAAACACCATGTTAAAAAGAGTCTGAATCACAAAACTGACTTGACCACCAGCAAAAATTCCCAAAATCAAACTGCACAGAATCAAAATAATGTCGATCAGAATAGCCTGCATCGCATTGAAACGAATAAAGTGATTAATATTTTCGTTTCTTACCACGCCCAAATACAAGCCAAAAAAGATAATCAACCCAGCAAACGGTACTGTTTGGTAAATCTTTAGCACTGGAACTATCGGCACAAAAAATAGCCCTAGCACTGGAAACTGTCGAAATAAGAACTGACCAAACTGTAGCCCGTCAATCAAGGGCAACAGATAAGGCAAACAAGCAAAAATGCGTTCGGGAACAGTCGTAGAGCCGCGCCAAGTCATAAAAATTTCTCCTAAGTCCAGTAATTAACCATTCAGTTTAAAGTTGCCAATTTGGTTTTTGTCCGTGAAAATCAGAGACTGTTTCTCATGTGCCAGCTTCTAACCTCCTGACTTTCTTATCGTAATACGGTTTTTCTAAGTTGGGTGCTAAAGTAGGGAAAATATCGAAGGTAGATTTTAACCCGGCGTTCGTGTTTCCTGTTCTTACTGAAGTCATGGGGTTTTCAGGAGAACCCCGATCGCGTAGTTGCACAACTACTTACGACTCGCCGATACAAAGCCGCTCTCAACCTTTCAACCTAAGTGCTAGCACAAAAACACTACTGTATATTCGCAATGCGGAAGCCCATCTGACACTCGTATTGGTCGGGTTGGCTAGTAGCAGGTTTACGGATTGGATGGCCGCAGCGGAGTTGATTTCCCGTCCAGCGGGGTTGACCGCTCCGATCCGCCAGTAAACAACTTTGACATACAGACTGAGGAGCAAGCATCTGGTTTTCCATTAAAATGACTAACATTTGACACCTCCGGGAGAGTCCAGACCGCTAATTTCATTGTACTTCAAGACTTTGAGACTATCGGTTAAAGGTGAACACAATGTAATATTTATGTCAATACTTCCCCAGCCATAGTCTGGGAGAAGCAGTATAGTCCCAGTTAACTTAGGATAGGGAAACTAGGTAGGAAGTGGGATGACCTTCGCCTACTGGGGACTAAAAAGATGGGAAAATAGCAAAACAGGGAAATTTCCTCATTCTTTCGTGCTTCCTTAAACTTCCCCAAGACCGAATACCCCATCCCCAATTCCCAATTTGTTGAGAGGTTTACTTCGTGAGCGATACTAACTTAGAATTACTGGGCAAGACCGATCCCTTAGTTGCCGATTTGATCGGTAAAGAACTCCAACGGCAGCGGGATCACTTAGAACTCATAGCCAGCGAAAACTTCACGTCAGCAGCAGTTTTAGCAGCTCAAGGTTCTGTCTTGACCAACAAGTATGCAGAAGGTCTACCCACCAAACGCTATTACGGCGGCTGCGAATTTATCGATAGTGTAGAACAACTGGCTATAGATCGCGCCAAACAGCTATTTGGGGCCGCCCACGCCAACGTCCAGCCCCACTCTGGAGCTCAGGCTAATTTTGCAGTCTTCTTAGCGCTGCTGGAGCCTGGAGACACGATTATGGGCATGGACTTGTCTCACGGCGGACATTTAACTCATGGTTCCCCTGTCAACGTATCTGGCAAGTGGTTCAAAGTTCATCACTATGGCGTGAGCCGGGAAACAGAACAGTTAGACTATGCTGAAATATTAGAACTAGCAAAACAGCATCGACCAAAATTGTTGATTTGCGGTTATTCAGCTTATTCTCGTACAATCGACTTCGAGAAATTTAGAGCGATCGCAGACGAAGTAGGTGCATACCTCCTCGCCGACATCGCCCACATCGCCGGTCTAGTCGCAACAGGACACCACCCCAGCCCCCTCACTCACTGTCACGTCGTCACCACCACCACCCACAAAACCCTCCGGGGCCCCAGAGGCGGCTTAATTTTGACAAACGACCCAGAACTGGGTAAAAAGCTGGATAAGGCAGTTTTCCCCGGCAACCAGGGAGGGCCCTTAGAGCACGTCATTGCCGGCAAAGCCGTAGCCTTTGGCGAAGCCTTAAAGCCAGAATTTAAAATCTACTCCGGCCAAGTGATTGAAAATGCTCGCGCAATGGCTGCTCAATTGCTGGATCGGGGGTTAAAGATTGTCTCAGGTGGAACCGACAACCACTTGATGCTAGTTGACTTGCGATCGCTCCCCATGACAGGCAAACGAGCAGATCAACTGGTCAGTGGGGTTAACATTACAGCCAATAAAAACACCGTACCCTTCGATCCAGAGTCACCCTTCGTCACCAGCGGCCTGCGGTTAGGAACACCAGCAATGACCACAAGGGGGATGGGAACCACAGAATTTATCGAAATTGCCAATATTATTGCCGATCGCCTGCTACAACCAGAAGATGAAGCAGTGACAGCAGAATGTCGCCAAAGGGTAGCTACTTTGTGCGATCGCTTCCCCCTCTACCCTCACCTCAACTTGAGAGTAGCAGCCCTAGCTTGATTTTTGGGGAGAGAGGAAGCAAGAGATAGGGAGGATGGGGAGGATGGGGAGGATGGGGAGGATGGGGAGGATGGGGAAGATGGGGAGGATGGGGAAGATGGGGAGGATGGGGAGGATGGGGAGGATGGGGAAGAGTTATCTCCGTCTGCTCCCCCGCTCCCCCTCTTCCATCGTTCAGAAACCATCTGAAATGTAGTAGACTCTGCCTGACACCATATTTGCCCCGCACTTTACAGATTTCAGATGTCGCACCATCTGTACCACCTGGTTGCCTTTCTCGTTTCAGCGATAGTAGTCCTGTCGAGTACGCCGCTTGTCAAAAAAATTGGCATAGCTAGCGGTCGCGTGGATCACCCTGGTGGACGCAAAGTACACGATCGCCCGATGGTGCGTTTGGGAGGTGTGTCTATTTTTCTAGGCACATTAACCGCTTTGCTAATTGTCTGGTGGTCGGGAGGCTTTCTTGATGCCACCGGACAAAATCTCAACCCCCAAGATGAGTATGAAATCTGGGGCGTTACCATCGGTGGTCTTGCATTTTTCTTGATCGGTTTGGCAGATGACTTATTTTCTCTCTCTGCCTTCACTCGCCTGCTGATGCAAGTCAGCGTTGCCAGCATTGCCTGGTGGGTTGGCGTGCGGATCGACTTTCTGACAATTCCGACAATGGGACTGGTACCCATTGAAATCCTCAGTTTACCCGTGACAGTAATTTGGCTAGTTGGTATGGCAAATGCCATCAACTGGATTGACGGTTTAGACGGTTTGGCCGCAGGGGTTTCAGGCATTGCTGCCGTAGTGATGCTAATTGTCAGTCTGTTCATGCACCAACCGGCCGCCGCCTTAATTGCTGCTGCCTTAGCTGGCGGTTCCCTGGGATTTCTACGCTACAACTTCAATCCGGCCCAAATTTTTATGGGAGACGGTGGTGCCTATTTTATGGGATTTACCCTAGCTGGAGTGGGAGTAATTGGCTTAGTTAAAACTACTGCTGTCACCTCTGTTTTGTTGCCGTACTTGATTTTAGCGGTGCCAATTTTGGATATGTCGGCTGTAATTCTCGATCGCTTGCGTAACGGTAAGTCGCCATTTATTGCGGACAAACGCCACCTTCACCACCGACTGCTAGAAGCAGGACTTTCGCAGCGATTAACGGTTTTGTTTATTTACTCCTTAACTCTGTGGGTAGGAAGTTTAGCCCTAGCTTTTTCAGGAATTCCTAGCGGCTTAGTTTACGCCTTGAGTGCTACAGGCTTGCTAGGGTACACAAGCTGGAAAGTCTGGAGACACGCGGCTAAAAATTAATGACAGTTAACTATTAACTGTTAACTGTTAACGGTTAACTGTTAACTGGGAAGGAAAATGATCGTAATTTAAAATCAAATTTCGGTCTAATACCAATTCTTGAAACTATGACTACAGATAGTAAATATTCAAATTATAGACGAGAGTATAATATCAGAATTTATCTGTAGTGGGCATTTCAGGAAAGCTGTAGTACCAAGGATGTGAATGGTCGAGGTTAATAGAGCTTTCATTAGTTTGTCGTTATTAAGACAATTGCCGGAAAATCCCGTGACTTTAGCCCGGGAATGAAAGGCAATTGCAGAATTTATTTTGCCGTGATAAAGAATAACCTAAATTTTCCTCAGATTGACCTGTCTGGGTTAACACTGCTGAGTTTCCTACCTACCGAACTTTTTTGAAACAGGCCTGCCCGATCCTTGGCTAATGTAGGGAGTTGGTCGTAGAGCTTGCCAACGATCGCCTCGTAAGCAGCCTTAGCGCTGATGCTGTCGAAGATAGCGGGCGATTGCCCCATAATACCTAGAATTTACTGTCAAAATTCCAGCTAAATATTAGGTAATTTGGCTGCTCTGTATACCCCAACCAAAGACCCTAAGTTATTGTTCCTTCAGCTATAATTAAAAATTAAAACTGGAAAAAATCACCCATTTTTAATTTTTAATTTTTAATTTTTAATTCTTCCCGATGGTTGCTGAAATTATTTGTGTTGGTACAGAGTTACTGCTAGGCGATATTCTCAATAGCAATGCCCAGTTTTTAGCGCAGCAATTGGCAAGTTTGGGGATTCCCCACTACTACCAAACTGTAGTCGGGGACAATCCAGAACGGATTAAACAGGTGTTAGAGATAGCAATGGGGCGATCGCAGATCCTCCTATTTACAGGCGGCCTGGGCCCAACTCCCGACGACCTCACAGTAGAAACCATCGCTGACTTTTTTGAGACTCCCCTAACTGAACGTCCCGAAATTATCGCAGACATTGAGCAGAAATTTGCTCAACGGGGGCGCGTGATGAGTCCTAGCAACCGCAAACAAGCTTTAATTCCCGAAGGGGCTGATATTCTACCTAATTCTAGCGGTAGTGCTCCTGGGATTATTTGGCAGCCCCGCCCAAACCTAACAATCATGACTTTTCCGGGAGTACCTGCGGAAATGCACCTGATGTGGCAAGAAACTGCCGTACCCCATCTGCGGAATCAGGGATGGTGCAGCCAAATAATTTACAGTCGCACTTTAAGATTTTGGGGGATAACAGAATCAGCTTTAGCAGAAAAAGTAAATGATTTTTTTAACTTAGCTAACCCTACCGTCGCTCCCTACGCTAATCATGGTGAAGTCAAGCTGCGAATCTCAGCTCGCGCCGAGTCAGCAGGGGAAGCTACAAAATTGATTTTACCAGTAGAGGAAAAGTTGAGACAGATAGCTGGACTTGACTGTTATGGTGCTGACAGTGATAGTTTAGCGTCAGTTGTTGGTCAACTATTGCTAGATGCAGGTGAAACTTTGGCTGTGGCGGAGTCTTGCACTGGTGGCGGGTTGGGAGCGATGCTGACCAGTATAGCTGGCAGTTCTAACTACTTTTTAGGGGGAATTATTTCCTACGACAACCGAGTTAAAGTAGGGCTATTGGATGTTAATCCAGAAGACTTAGCTAAATTTGGCGCGGTAAGCCGTACAGTGGCAAAACAAATGGCTGCGGGAGTGCGATCGCGCCTAGAAACTACTTATGGTTTGAGTATTACAGGAATTGCTGGGCCTGGAGGAGGGAGTGAGGATAAACCAGTGGGATTGGTTTATATCGGTTTAGCGCGGCCTAATGGTGAAGTAGAAGCTTTTAAATATCGCTTTGGTACTCTGCGCGATCGCAACTGGATTCGGAATCTGAGCGCCTGTACAGCCCTCGATCAGTTGCGGCGAAAACTCTTAGGGTGACTCCTGTAGGGCCCTCGACCAATTGCGGTAAAAACTCTTAGCGCGACTACTTACTGCTAAAGAAAATACGCGCTACAAAGCGATTAATGGGTGAAAAAGAAAATAGCAGAGATGTAGAGCAATTTGCAATAGGTGCATTTCGTTAAACTGTGATTGATAGGGATTCTATCAATCATAGTTTCAATCCCTAATAGGGATTTATTTAAGTTGAAAGAAACACCAGTTCAACGTTGACTATCAATCAATTGTTTCAATCCCTAATAGGGATTTATTTAAGTTGAAAGATTGCACCAATTGAGGCAAAAGTACCGCAGAAAATAGGTTTCAATCCCTAATAGGGATTTATTTAAGTTGAAAGAAATCGTCGAATTTGTTCTTTTCTCAGCTTTTTGTTTCAATCCCTAATAGGGATTTATTTAAGTTGAAAGCCTTTACTTTTTCAAGCGCTTCTAGTGGGGTCAAGGCTTCGTTTCAATCCCTAATAGGGATTTATTTAAGTTGAAAGGCCCGACCTCTGGAAGCCTTGCTGTATTTGGTTTTCAAGGTACAGTTTCGTGAACCGATCATCAATATACCGTTTCAGCCACCGACTTGTCAAGAGGCAAAAACAAAAAAAGCTTCAAACCCAATCACAGCAAATATTACAGACTTTGCGGGAATCACCTTCACCATCCCACGCACCTCAAAACCTTGCAGCATAAGCGATTCAGCCCCAAAAATTTACACCCTAAAAAAAACACCTACCGATTCCCGCAAAGCCATCCCTCAACAGCGCCCATCCACCATATAACTCATCAGCCAATTAGCCGCCGTCGCCCGACGAGTCTGCCGAGGCCCAAACTCCCCAATTTTGTAGCCCTTAAAACCCAACTTTTCCTTAAGCAACTGCTTATTCTCCTGCGGAATCGAACGAGTCAGCTTAACCGTCGCAGGGCGAGACTCTATAAAATCCGGCGGTTGTGGATATTCATCCCGCCATACCTGTGGAACATTAGCGTTATTCCAATTACCGTCACCGTCGCAACGATAGCCCAAACAGTACCAAACTAACTGATTGACAGTAGCATCGTCTATTTCTTCGTTAATAATTGCCCAAATAGTTTCGATAGTGAGTGGCAGCAAGTCAGACATAATCTGGCACATTACAAATTAGAAAAGTCTAATCTCGATTTTATGCGAACTCTTGACAATTAAAGTAACTCCTAAGAGATATTTTACTCTATTCAAGCTGAGATAGAACAGAAAAGGGGTTCGTATGCTGGGGAAAATGCAATGCCTGCGGACATCGGCTTGCAGTTCGACTTCGGCAAGCTCAGGGCAACGCAAGCTCAATATCAGTAAGCTCCCTGAGCTCTGCCGAAGGCCTAAGTCAAATGCTATCTAGACCTACGCATTGTCCCGCGAATCCCCTTTATTCTCAAAGTCAACTAAGCTTTCAAAATTCCATCCTTTTCAGCCATCGATAGCATCAAATCAATGACGCGGTTAGAATAACCCCACTCATTGTCATACCAAGAAACAACTTTGAAGAACTTAGAATTAAGTCCAATTCCGGCTTTCTTATCAAAAATGCTGGAACGAGCATCACCTCTAAAATCCATTGAAACTACTTCATCTTCTGTGTAGCCGAGAATGCCTTTCAATTCACCCTCAGAAGCTTGCTTCATTGCTGCACAAATCTCATCGTAGGTAGTTTCCTTTGCCGTGCGAAAGGTAAGGTCAACTACCGATACATCTGGAGTCGGTACGCGAAAAGCCATCCCGGTAAGTTTACCTTTTAATTCTGGCAATACCAAGGTGACAGCTTTAGCTGCACCTGTAGAAGAGGGAATAATATTTTGCGAAGCGCCGCGTCCGCCGCGCCAATCTTTCTGACTAGGGCCATCTACTGTTGGTTGAGTGGCAGTCATCGCGTGAACAGTTGTCATCAAACCTTCTTCTAAACCAAAATTATCATTAATAACTTTGGCAATCGGAGCTAGGCAATTAGTGGTACAGCTAGCATTAGAAACAATGGTATCTTTAGCAGGGTCAAAATTGTGGTGATTAACGCCTACTAAGAATGTCGGTACTTTTTCAGGATCTTTTGTGGGTGCGGAGAGCACTACTCGTTTTGCTCCACCAGCTAAGTGTTTTGAAGCTCCTTCAGCATCAGTAAATAACCCCGTAGATTCTACTACATAATCAGCACCTAATTTGCCCCAAGGTAATTCCGTAGGGTTTCTAATCGCAGTACAGGGAATAAAGCGCCCGTCAATAGAAATGCCGCCTTCTTTGGCTTCAACAGTACCGGGGTAAGTGCCGTGAGTTGAATCGTATTTGAACAAATAAGCTAGGTTATCTGCCGGCACTAAGTCATTAATACCAACAAACTCGATTTGGGGATTATTGATGCCCGCGCGGACTACTAAGCGTCCAATGCGACCAAATCCATTTATACCAACTTTTAAGGTGGCCATGATTAAAATTCCTCTGGAAATACCGTCACTCGCTCTAAAAAGTGCGAATCACGGGTTACAGATTAGCATAGTGGTTGATGGCTTCCAACCCTTCTTTTTTATGTCTTAAGGAAGAAGGAAGAAGGCAGGATTTAGCAATATAGCAACCTTCTTGGTAGTTAGGACATTCTAGTTTCCTCAAACCCTTAATTCTATTCCCTTCTTCCTCTTCTTCCCTAGTCCCTAGCCCCTAGCCCCTAGCCCCTAACCGCCTTGGCGGTTGCTATAGCAGGTGATGTCTTCGCCACAAACGTCTGCGAGGTAAGTCAGAGCTCGGAAGCGCAAGCTCATTAATTGGTCGTAAAGGGGGTTGATTTTGCACATAGGCGGAATGTGGAAGAGGGTGCGCCCAAATAGCTGTATGTCTCGCGCGAAGGGGCATTGAGAGGGGATTAGTTTGCAGGCGGTGTGGGCAAAGTTGCGATCGCAGATTTCAATTCTATCAATGCGATCGCGCATTGGCTGTAGCAGGGAATCAAAGATGCTGTTGTGGATTGCGGGAGGTTGGGGGGAGACGTTGCTGTAGATGTACATAACCCAGAAGCCATAAAATTTATTTACACTTTGAATGTAAGTTGCGATCGCTCTGGGTAAGATTGACTCTGTGCAAGTGTTGGAAGTGACTGGATAACTGGGGAGGGATGACAAATTGATAAATAACTTGTCAAACCCTGAAACAGCTTTGGTATTTAGTCTTGGGGAGTTTTGGGGGTCAGAGGAAAGTGGATTTTCGCCAGAGGGATAGAGTGCGATACCTGCGGCTGGCTAGGTCTACGCGATGACACTTGGTAAACTGTCCTAACGTAACGCCGCCTTCTGGGGGGATACAGAAAGTGCAAACGCGCTTTTGTTAACCTTCCTCTGGGTCAATTCCTAGCGCTCTCAACCTTGCTGCCAATTGTTCCGCCCGTTGTCGCTGCTGCTGTTCCCGATTTTGAGCTTCCAGTCGCGCCTCCGCCTCAGTCGGATATCGATTTCCTTCGCGATCGTACCAATATAACCACTCTCGCGCAATTCCCTCATAAATTCCCTGTTCGGAACCTATTCCCAAACCGATTTCTGGCATCCAAACGGGATTATTTGTAACTAATTGATATTTACCTCGATCGAGTTTATAAATAGTTAAATGAGGTTTGCGACGGCGGGGAGCATAAATTACATAATACAACACTCCTAACCGAGCATATTCTAATTTTTTGCGCTTATATTCCCCGCCGGGAGTTTTCGATACTACTTCGATAGCCAACAGGGGAATGATACCATTTTCTTCCCAAGTAACGTAGCTCAATCGCAGGTTTTCCCCTTTAATCCTTGGCACTCCTAAACTTAAAAAACCATCCGGTACTATCGCTGGTTGATTGGGGTCATAATACCAAGCCATATCAATCCCAAAAAACCAGTCATCTCGATTTGCCCAAATTAAAGCAAGAATAGATTTTAACAGGTGAGGAATGATATCTTGTAATTCGCTATCCACTGGTGTTTCATCTGAGTAAGGCAGTGACTCGGCGGTGGGTAAATTTGATGGGGAAGTGCGATCGTAGAGTAGCATGATTGTTCCTCTGTTTGTTAATTTAATATTTCGTAAGTAGGCGCAATTTAAATTTATCGACCATATTAATTTTGGGGAAATGCGCCCACCTTAGCACTCGTAGAAAATCATATTACTCCAGCCAAGGACGAGTCATCAAATCTAATTGATTAACTTCATCTCCGCTCAAACTCCAACCTAAAGCACCAGCATTTTCCCGCGCTTGTTTTGGCGTTTTCGCCCCCGGAATTGGAATTACACCATCCTGAGCTATCAGCCAATTTAGCGCAACTTGAGCGGGAGTGCGGTCATATTTTTTACCAATTTTTCGCAATGTAGACATCACTAGGGCAATTTTTTCTAACCCAGTTTTACTAAAACGGGAATCTAATTTACGCGCTCCCACAGGCTGCTCTTGAGCGCTATACTTACCTGTAAGTAATCCCTGCGCTAAGGGGCTGTAAGCTAAAATAGTTACACCTAATTCGCGAGCTGAATCGACAATCTTTTTCTTTTCTACTTGCCGCGATAGCAGCGAGTATCGTACTTGATTCGTTGCCAACGGCACGCCTTGACGTGATAATATCTTGTGAGCTAAAGTCATCTGTTCAGCCGTATAATTGCTCACACCTACTGCCTGAATTCTACCCTGTTTCACCTCCTCCGCTAAAGCATTCATCAACGTTTCTTGGTTCATCAAAAAAGTATAAGGCCAATGCACTTGATAAAGAGCTACTTGCTCAACCTGCAAGCGTTTTAAACTAGCTGTTAAGGCATCTGCAACTGATTTAGCTGTGATTCGTAAAGGCATCGGGCCGTATTTTGTAGCAATCTGTACAGGTTGAGAGGTTTTCTTCATAAACTGTCCCAACAATTCCTCTGACAAGCCATTACCGTAGACTTCGGCTGTATCAAAGAAGTTTACGCCTGCGTCTAGAGATGCCTTAAATGCTTCCTCTACTTCTGTTGCACCATAATTGCTGCCGTAATTCCAAAAAAGTTTATCACCCCACGCCCAAGTTCCGATGCACAGAGGAGTAACGGCTGGCCCATTTTGTCCCAAAGTAATGTTTCTCACGGTAGATAACCCTTAATGATTTTACTATGTACAATTAGTGCATAATTACTGTAGCAGGTGCGCTATACTTAACTGTTGCTTCCATCTAGCAGTAAATGAATCATACCATGCCCCAGGATAGTTTGCAAATCATCCTTGACCGTCTCGCTAATAATCTTAAACGGGATGTATTAGTTCAAGAAAACCTCAACAATATCAGATTTACTCTTGATATTGACCGGGTAGTTTTGTATTATTTTTACAAGCACTGGAAAGGGCAAGTAACTTGCGAGTCAGTAAATTCTAGCGATTTATCTATTTTTGGTTCGACGGGGCCCGATGAATGTTTTAATGGTGAATATGCTGCTTTGTACGAAGCGGGACGAGTGAGAGCAATTCCAGATATTGAAACTGAACCAATAGAAGCTTGCCATAGAAATTTGCTTCGCACTATGAAAGTCCGTGCTAATTTAGTAGTACCTATTTTAACTCGCGGTGGCCTGTGGGGTTTGTTAATTGCTCATCATTGTAGTGGGCCTCATCCCTGGTTAGCTTCAGATATTGAATTCATGCAAGAAAAGGCAAAAGATATCGCAACTGCCCCTGTAGTTATAGATAATTAATTGTTAGTTATTATAGGACTTACGCTCATGGTTTCAGAAACCGGGTTTTTGAGAGAATCTGTGGATAAGGGCGAAGTATTTTCGTCAAAAAAACCCGGTTTCTCTGGTTGGGTGCGTAAGTCCTATAATTTTTAATTTTTAACTTTTAACTTTTAATTCCCAGGATGCTGTCTTAACACCTCTTTTAAGTATAAACCAGTATAAGAATGGGCATTTTCTGCCACATCTTCCGGCGTTCCCACAGCAATCACTTCACCTCCCTTATCCCCTCCTTCCGGCCCCAAATCAATCACCCAATCCCCCGCGCGAATCACATCTAAATTGTGTTCAATGACCAAGATTGAATTCCCTTTATCTACTAAACGCTGTAACACATTTAACAACTGATGAACGTCATAAAAAGATAAC from Kamptonema formosum PCC 6407 includes the following:
- a CDS encoding Tic20 family protein, producing MTWRGSTTVPERIFACLPYLLPLIDGLQFGQFLFRQFPVLGLFFVPIVPVLKIYQTVPFAGLIIFFGLYLGVVRNENINHFIRFNAMQAILIDIILILCSLILGIFAGGQVSFVIQTLFNMVFLGLVSAFVYAVVQSLLGRYAEIPPLSDAVYMQVR
- the gap gene encoding type I glyceraldehyde-3-phosphate dehydrogenase; the encoded protein is MATLKVGINGFGRIGRLVVRAGINNPQIEFVGINDLVPADNLAYLFKYDSTHGTYPGTVEAKEGGISIDGRFIPCTAIRNPTELPWGKLGADYVVESTGLFTDAEGASKHLAGGAKRVVLSAPTKDPEKVPTFLVGVNHHNFDPAKDTIVSNASCTTNCLAPIAKVINDNFGLEEGLMTTVHAMTATQPTVDGPSQKDWRGGRGASQNIIPSSTGAAKAVTLVLPELKGKLTGMAFRVPTPDVSVVDLTFRTAKETTYDEICAAMKQASEGELKGILGYTEDEVVSMDFRGDARSSIFDKKAGIGLNSKFFKVVSWYDNEWGYSNRVIDLMLSMAEKDGILKA
- the glyA gene encoding serine hydroxymethyltransferase, whose product is MSDTNLELLGKTDPLVADLIGKELQRQRDHLELIASENFTSAAVLAAQGSVLTNKYAEGLPTKRYYGGCEFIDSVEQLAIDRAKQLFGAAHANVQPHSGAQANFAVFLALLEPGDTIMGMDLSHGGHLTHGSPVNVSGKWFKVHHYGVSRETEQLDYAEILELAKQHRPKLLICGYSAYSRTIDFEKFRAIADEVGAYLLADIAHIAGLVATGHHPSPLTHCHVVTTTTHKTLRGPRGGLILTNDPELGKKLDKAVFPGNQGGPLEHVIAGKAVAFGEALKPEFKIYSGQVIENARAMAAQLLDRGLKIVSGGTDNHLMLVDLRSLPMTGKRADQLVSGVNITANKNTVPFDPESPFVTSGLRLGTPAMTTRGMGTTEFIEIANIIADRLLQPEDEAVTAECRQRVATLCDRFPLYPHLNLRVAALA
- a CDS encoding glycosyltransferase family 4 protein, which produces MSHHLYHLVAFLVSAIVVLSSTPLVKKIGIASGRVDHPGGRKVHDRPMVRLGGVSIFLGTLTALLIVWWSGGFLDATGQNLNPQDEYEIWGVTIGGLAFFLIGLADDLFSLSAFTRLLMQVSVASIAWWVGVRIDFLTIPTMGLVPIEILSLPVTVIWLVGMANAINWIDGLDGLAAGVSGIAAVVMLIVSLFMHQPAAALIAAALAGGSLGFLRYNFNPAQIFMGDGGAYFMGFTLAGVGVIGLVKTTAVTSVLLPYLILAVPILDMSAVILDRLRNGKSPFIADKRHLHHRLLEAGLSQRLTVLFIYSLTLWVGSLALAFSGIPSGLVYALSATGLLGYTSWKVWRHAAKN
- a CDS encoding Mo-dependent nitrogenase C-terminal domain-containing protein, with product MYIYSNVSPQPPAIHNSIFDSLLQPMRDRIDRIEICDRNFAHTACKLIPSQCPFARDIQLFGRTLFHIPPMCKINPLYDQLMSLRFRALTYLADVCGEDITCYSNRQGG
- a CDS encoding competence/damage-inducible protein A, whose translation is MVAEIICVGTELLLGDILNSNAQFLAQQLASLGIPHYYQTVVGDNPERIKQVLEIAMGRSQILLFTGGLGPTPDDLTVETIADFFETPLTERPEIIADIEQKFAQRGRVMSPSNRKQALIPEGADILPNSSGSAPGIIWQPRPNLTIMTFPGVPAEMHLMWQETAVPHLRNQGWCSQIIYSRTLRFWGITESALAEKVNDFFNLANPTVAPYANHGEVKLRISARAESAGEATKLILPVEEKLRQIAGLDCYGADSDSLASVVGQLLLDAGETLAVAESCTGGGLGAMLTSIAGSSNYFLGGIISYDNRVKVGLLDVNPEDLAKFGAVSRTVAKQMAAGVRSRLETTYGLSITGIAGPGGGSEDKPVGLVYIGLARPNGEVEAFKYRFGTLRDRNWIRNLSACTALDQLRRKLLG
- a CDS encoding DUF1823 family protein yields the protein MSDLLPLTIETIWAIINEEIDDATVNQLVWYCLGYRCDGDGNWNNANVPQVWRDEYPQPPDFIESRPATVKLTRSIPQENKQLLKEKLGFKGYKIGEFGPRQTRRATAANWLMSYMVDGRC
- a CDS encoding GAF domain-containing protein, giving the protein MNHTMPQDSLQIILDRLANNLKRDVLVQENLNNIRFTLDIDRVVLYYFYKHWKGQVTCESVNSSDLSIFGSTGPDECFNGEYAALYEAGRVRAIPDIETEPIEACHRNLLRTMKVRANLVVPILTRGGLWGLLIAHHCSGPHPWLASDIEFMQEKAKDIATAPVVIDN
- a CDS encoding Uma2 family endonuclease; the encoded protein is MLLYDRTSPSNLPTAESLPYSDETPVDSELQDIIPHLLKSILALIWANRDDWFFGIDMAWYYDPNQPAIVPDGFLSLGVPRIKGENLRLSYVTWEENGIIPLLAIEVVSKTPGGEYKRKKLEYARLGVLYYVIYAPRRRKPHLTIYKLDRGKYQLVTNNPVWMPEIGLGIGSEQGIYEGIAREWLYWYDREGNRYPTEAEARLEAQNREQQQRQRAEQLAARLRALGIDPEEG
- a CDS encoding aldo/keto reductase, yielding MRNITLGQNGPAVTPLCIGTWAWGDKLFWNYGSNYGATEVEEAFKASLDAGVNFFDTAEVYGNGLSEELLGQFMKKTSQPVQIATKYGPMPLRITAKSVADALTASLKRLQVEQVALYQVHWPYTFLMNQETLMNALAEEVKQGRIQAVGVSNYTAEQMTLAHKILSRQGVPLATNQVRYSLLSRQVEKKKIVDSARELGVTILAYSPLAQGLLTGKYSAQEQPVGARKLDSRFSKTGLEKIALVMSTLRKIGKKYDRTPAQVALNWLIAQDGVIPIPGAKTPKQARENAGALGWSLSGDEVNQLDLMTRPWLE